Proteins found in one Sphingobium sp. V4 genomic segment:
- the rpsQ gene encoding 30S ribosomal protein S17, which yields MPKRVLTGTVVSDKTDKTVVVRVERKVKHALYGKIIRLSKKYHAHDEGNVYKEGETVRIEETAPISKLKTWKVIERVDTHKSPETAA from the coding sequence ATGCCCAAGCGCGTGCTGACGGGAACGGTGGTTTCCGACAAGACCGACAAGACGGTGGTGGTTCGGGTGGAGCGCAAGGTAAAGCATGCGCTCTACGGCAAGATCATCCGTCTGTCGAAGAAGTACCATGCCCATGATGAGGGCAATGTCTACAAGGAAGGCGAAACGGTCCGCATCGAAGAGACCGCTCCGATTTCCAAGCTCAAGACCTGGAAGGTCATCGAGCGCGTGGACACCCACAAGTCGCCGGAAACGGCGGCCTGA
- the rpmC gene encoding 50S ribosomal protein L29 codes for MANVADLKTKTDDELSTELNNLKREQFNLRFQAATNQLEKPSRVREVRRSIAQIKTLQSERTRSAAK; via the coding sequence GTGGCGAACGTCGCAGACCTCAAGACCAAGACGGACGACGAACTGTCGACCGAACTCAACAACCTGAAGCGCGAGCAGTTCAACCTGCGTTTCCAGGCGGCCACCAACCAGCTGGAAAAGCCCAGCCGCGTGCGTGAAGTCCGTCGGTCGATCGCGCAGATCAAGACCCTGCAGTCCGAGCGTACCCGCTCGGCCGCGAAGTAA
- the rplP gene encoding 50S ribosomal protein L16, with product MLQPKKMKFRKAFKGRIKGDAKGGSALNFGSYGLKALAPERVTARQIEAARRAITRHIRRQGRLWIRVFPDVPVSKKPAEVRQGKGKGSVEYWAARVKPGRILFELDGVPGPLAAEAFSRAAMKLPIKTKVVARLGDTSHLEG from the coding sequence ATGCTGCAACCGAAGAAAATGAAGTTCCGCAAGGCCTTCAAGGGCCGGATCAAGGGCGACGCCAAGGGCGGTTCGGCTCTGAATTTCGGCTCCTACGGCCTCAAGGCTCTGGCACCCGAGCGCGTCACCGCACGTCAGATCGAAGCGGCTCGCCGCGCGATCACCCGCCATATCCGCCGTCAGGGCCGGTTGTGGATTCGCGTGTTCCCCGACGTGCCGGTGTCGAAGAAGCCGGCCGAAGTCCGTCAGGGCAAGGGCAAGGGTTCGGTCGAATATTGGGCTGCTCGCGTCAAGCCGGGCCGCATCCTGTTCGAACTGGACGGCGTGCCCGGTCCGCTCGCAGCAGAGGCCTTCTCGCGCGCCGCGATGAAGCTGCCCATCAAGACGAAGGTCGTCGCCCGCCTCGGCGACACCTCGCACCTGGAGGGTTAA
- the rpsC gene encoding 30S ribosomal protein S3 — MGHKSNPIGLRLQINRTWDSRWFAEGADYGRLLLEDLKIRQYIMKNLPQAAISKVVIERPAKLCRVSIYAARPGVIIGKKGADIEKLRKKLGGLTSSDVSLNIVEIRKPEIDSKLVAQGIADQLERRVAFRRAMKRAVQSALRLGAEGIKITCGGRLGGAEIARVEWYREGRVPLHTLRANVDYAEAEAHTAYGVCGIKVWIFKGEILGHDPMATDRLMLEAQTSGVRPAR, encoded by the coding sequence ATGGGTCACAAGAGCAATCCGATCGGTCTGCGTCTGCAGATCAACCGCACCTGGGACAGCCGCTGGTTCGCGGAAGGCGCCGACTACGGTCGCCTGCTGCTGGAGGATCTGAAGATCCGCCAGTATATCATGAAGAACCTGCCGCAGGCCGCGATCTCCAAGGTCGTTATCGAGCGTCCGGCCAAGCTGTGCCGCGTGTCGATCTACGCCGCCCGTCCCGGTGTCATCATCGGCAAGAAGGGCGCGGACATCGAAAAGCTGCGCAAGAAGCTGGGCGGCCTGACCTCTTCGGACGTCAGCCTGAACATCGTCGAAATCCGCAAGCCGGAAATTGACTCCAAGCTCGTTGCGCAGGGCATTGCCGACCAGCTGGAACGCCGCGTGGCTTTCCGTCGTGCGATGAAGCGCGCGGTGCAGTCGGCTCTCCGTCTGGGCGCCGAAGGCATCAAGATCACCTGCGGCGGCCGTCTGGGCGGCGCGGAGATCGCGCGCGTCGAATGGTATCGCGAAGGCCGCGTTCCGCTGCACACGCTGCGCGCGAACGTCGACTATGCCGAAGCCGAAGCCCATACCGCCTATGGCGTGTGCGGCATCAAGGTCTGGATCTTCAAGGGTGAAATCCTTGGTCATGATCCGATGGCCACCGACCGGCTGATGCTGGAGGCTCAGACCTCCGGCGTGCGCCCGGCGCGCTGA
- the rplV gene encoding 50S ribosomal protein L22: protein MSKQKAPRRVADNEALAVGTQIRGSAQKLNLVATLIRGRKVEDALNILAFSKKAMAVDVRKVLASAIANAENNHNLDVDALVVAEASVGKSFTLKRFHARGRGKSTRILKPFSRVRIVVREAAEEAEA from the coding sequence ATGAGCAAGCAAAAGGCTCCCCGTCGCGTCGCCGACAATGAGGCGCTGGCCGTTGGCACGCAGATCCGTGGTTCAGCCCAGAAGCTGAACCTGGTCGCCACGCTCATCCGCGGCCGCAAGGTCGAGGACGCGCTGAACATCCTCGCCTTCTCCAAGAAGGCGATGGCGGTCGACGTGCGCAAGGTGCTGGCTTCGGCCATCGCCAATGCGGAAAACAACCACAATCTGGACGTCGACGCACTGGTCGTCGCGGAAGCATCGGTGGGCAAGAGCTTCACCCTGAAGCGCTTCCACGCTCGCGGCCGCGGCAAGTCGACCCGGATTCTGAAGCCCTTCAGCCGCGTGCGCATCGTCGTGCGTGAAGCTGCAGAAGAGGCGGAGGCGTAA
- the rpsS gene encoding 30S ribosomal protein S19 produces MARSVWKGPFVDLSLLKKAETAQDAGGRTGPIKTWSRRSTILPQFVGLTFNVYNGRKHVPVLVNEEMVGHKLGEFAPTRYFPGHAADKKGKR; encoded by the coding sequence ATGGCTCGTTCCGTCTGGAAAGGTCCGTTCGTGGACCTCAGCCTTCTGAAGAAGGCGGAAACGGCGCAGGACGCCGGTGGCCGTACCGGTCCGATCAAGACCTGGTCGCGCCGTTCCACCATCCTGCCGCAGTTCGTTGGCCTGACGTTCAACGTCTATAATGGCCGCAAGCATGTTCCGGTCCTCGTGAACGAGGAAATGGTTGGTCACAAGCTGGGTGAATTCGCCCCGACCCGCTACTTCCCCGGTCACGCTGCCGACAAGAAGGGCAAGCGCTAA